In Hallerella succinigenes, the following are encoded in one genomic region:
- the tig gene encoding trigger factor produces the protein MTASIKETSSTTRNVEITIPQEALKAPFERKVTHYRKEVQLKGFRAGNVPRNIIINRFGKTIRGEVIEELMNSTLSEELKKANIIPVSRVKVENFKDDEQADITFTAIVEVDPEIEIKDYKNLGITVPAVVVSEEEVKSEVERVLQMYSTAESVDRESKKGDVVVGNYLEVKIDGENKEIPEDREFRSLLGESASPGFDEGLTGTKKGETKDIHFVYPQDHKDEQFRGKTADFKVEITDVREIHAPKMDEEFFKKVGVKDEAELKDNLQTSLLNNKKNSLKNKAVNEAIDKLIEANPFDVPHSRVIDLIKYTLKRNAGTNEDIEPSEEQLKTLEPEAVREIKKHRILEFIANAEKLKPTQAAVDARIEEIAKAYGVDAKSLKDHFRQSGRSVALREELRIELAENLIVGIQQEEEAK, from the coding sequence ATGACAGCTTCGATCAAAGAAACAAGCTCTACTACTCGCAACGTTGAAATTACGATTCCGCAGGAAGCCCTGAAGGCTCCGTTCGAAAGGAAAGTGACGCATTACCGCAAGGAAGTCCAGCTGAAGGGTTTCCGCGCTGGCAATGTTCCTCGCAACATCATCATCAACCGTTTCGGTAAAACGATCCGTGGGGAAGTGATCGAAGAATTGATGAACTCCACCTTGAGCGAAGAACTCAAGAAGGCGAATATCATTCCGGTTTCCCGCGTGAAGGTCGAAAACTTTAAGGATGACGAGCAGGCAGATATTACGTTCACCGCTATCGTCGAAGTCGATCCGGAAATCGAAATCAAGGATTACAAGAACCTCGGCATCACGGTTCCGGCTGTTGTCGTTTCGGAAGAAGAAGTGAAGTCCGAAGTCGAACGCGTGCTCCAGATGTATTCTACCGCAGAATCCGTGGATCGCGAATCCAAGAAGGGCGACGTTGTTGTCGGTAACTACCTCGAAGTGAAGATCGACGGCGAAAACAAGGAAATTCCGGAAGACCGCGAATTCCGCTCTCTCCTTGGTGAATCGGCTTCTCCGGGATTTGACGAAGGCCTCACCGGCACGAAGAAGGGTGAAACGAAGGACATCCACTTTGTGTATCCGCAGGACCACAAGGACGAACAGTTCCGTGGCAAGACGGCTGACTTCAAGGTGGAAATCACCGACGTCCGCGAGATCCACGCCCCGAAGATGGACGAAGAATTCTTTAAGAAGGTTGGCGTAAAGGACGAAGCTGAACTGAAGGACAACCTCCAGACGAGCCTCCTCAACAACAAGAAGAACTCTCTCAAAAATAAGGCTGTGAACGAAGCGATCGACAAGCTCATCGAAGCGAACCCGTTCGACGTTCCGCATTCTCGCGTCATCGATCTCATCAAGTACACGCTCAAGCGTAATGCTGGCACGAACGAAGACATCGAACCGTCTGAAGAACAGCTCAAGACTCTCGAACCGGAAGCAGTCCGCGAAATCAAGAAGCACCGCATTCTCGAATTTATCGCCAACGCTGAAAAGCTCAAGCCGACTCAGGCTGCTGTCGATGCTCGCATCGAAGAAATCGCCAAGGCTTACGGCGTGGACGCCAAGTCCTTGAAGGACCACTTCCGCCAGTCCGGTCGTTCTGTCGCTCTCCGCGAAGAACTCCGCATTGAACTTGCCGAAAATCTGATCGTCGGCATTCAGCAGGAAGAAGAAGCCAAGTAA
- a CDS encoding oligosaccharide flippase family protein, which translates to MSSAFRTIRIGVFISAVNLLIQGVAFLVSNFMAKNLGNVSFAYFGILQSDYTIFTALADFGTATLLLAFFGKKVVQGKMLSSAFQLRYVLTFGSMLLMMLFACLVRWNHPVFRGEFIMAFGLLFQHAFFDWYFICGKFWKKLLVAKILHTISYSSVMGFSLFFLQIESIEGIALSMVLAALPAWGFGATAALRPVIFKFTHRSILFIRLMLSKAFPFALSSLASFLYLPLGLYAMDVFAPREMFGAYNYANKLIVLASGLMVNFISSSLVTKHEVHDDKFHLKDIAVFTAFIAICCSPAWTIPEFCIKTLFFAAPIHANPELLAFGAFSFSTLVFSLIFQATRVSLVATMLKEKRLWTYVFLIFLGGILNAGTVFGLPALGISYWHIPILALTGDAALSILLFIYFARAKRFRA; encoded by the coding sequence GTGTCAAGCGCTTTTCGTACCATTCGCATCGGAGTTTTCATTTCCGCGGTCAACCTTTTGATTCAAGGGGTTGCGTTTCTCGTCAGCAATTTTATGGCGAAGAACCTCGGAAACGTATCGTTTGCTTACTTCGGCATCCTCCAGAGCGATTATACGATTTTCACAGCTCTTGCCGATTTTGGAACGGCAACCCTCCTGCTCGCTTTCTTCGGAAAAAAGGTCGTGCAGGGGAAAATGCTTTCGTCCGCGTTCCAGTTGCGGTACGTTCTCACGTTCGGTTCGATGCTCTTGATGATGCTTTTTGCGTGCCTTGTACGCTGGAACCACCCAGTATTCCGTGGCGAATTCATCATGGCTTTCGGGCTTTTGTTCCAACACGCATTCTTTGACTGGTATTTCATCTGCGGCAAATTCTGGAAAAAACTGCTCGTAGCGAAGATCCTGCATACGATTTCCTATTCAAGCGTCATGGGATTTTCACTTTTCTTCCTCCAAATAGAAAGCATCGAAGGGATCGCCCTATCCATGGTCCTTGCCGCCCTGCCCGCTTGGGGATTCGGAGCGACTGCGGCTCTTCGCCCGGTCATTTTCAAATTCACCCATCGGAGCATCCTCTTTATCCGACTGATGCTTTCCAAGGCATTCCCCTTCGCCCTTTCGAGCCTTGCAAGCTTCCTCTACTTGCCCCTTGGACTCTACGCCATGGACGTTTTTGCTCCGCGTGAAATGTTCGGAGCCTATAATTATGCAAACAAATTAATCGTCCTGGCTTCAGGGCTGATGGTGAATTTCATTTCGTCCTCGCTCGTCACCAAGCACGAAGTCCATGACGACAAATTCCATTTGAAGGACATCGCCGTTTTCACGGCTTTCATCGCGATCTGCTGTTCCCCCGCCTGGACAATCCCCGAATTCTGCATCAAGACGCTCTTTTTCGCAGCGCCGATTCATGCAAACCCGGAGCTTCTCGCATTCGGCGCATTCAGCTTTTCGACGCTCGTCTTTTCTCTGATTTTCCAAGCGACCCGTGTAAGTCTCGTCGCAACCATGCTCAAAGAAAAGCGCCTCTGGACTTACGTCTTCCTGATCTTTTTAGGTGGAATCTTGAACGCCGGCACCGTCTTTGGCCTACCGGCCCTCGGCATTTCCTACTGGCATATCCCGATTCTCGCCCTAACCGGCGACGCGGCTCTCAGCATTCTGCTCTTTATCTACTTCGCCCGGGCAAAGCGTTTTCGGGCGTAA
- a CDS encoding ATP-dependent Clp protease proteolytic subunit gives MVIPTIIENTGHGERAYDIYSRLLKERIIFLGTPINDEVANNVMAQMIFLEYENPEKDITLYINSPGGYVSAGLAIYDTMQHIRPNVATICVGDSISMAAILLASGTKGKRYALPHSRIMLHQPSGAVTGQSTDIQVHAKELVRTREMLTKIIAEHSGRSIDEVREKTERDFFLTPEEALEFGVIDEIFKPHKA, from the coding sequence ATGGTCATTCCAACAATCATTGAAAACACCGGTCACGGTGAACGCGCTTACGACATTTATTCGCGTCTTCTCAAGGAACGTATCATTTTCTTGGGTACGCCGATCAATGATGAAGTCGCAAATAATGTGATGGCGCAGATGATCTTCTTGGAATACGAGAATCCCGAGAAAGACATCACTTTGTACATCAACAGCCCGGGTGGCTATGTGTCGGCGGGTCTTGCTATCTACGATACGATGCAGCATATTCGCCCGAATGTGGCGACGATCTGCGTCGGTGATAGCATCTCTATGGCGGCAATCCTTCTTGCATCGGGAACGAAGGGCAAGCGTTATGCTCTCCCGCATTCCCGCATTATGCTGCACCAGCCTTCGGGCGCGGTAACCGGTCAATCGACCGATATCCAGGTGCATGCGAAGGAACTTGTTCGCACGCGTGAAATGCTCACGAAGATTATCGCGGAACACTCCGGTCGTTCGATCGATGAAGTCCGTGAAAAAACCGAACGCGACTTCTTCCTCACTCCGGAAGAAGCTCTTGAATTCGGCGTCATTGATGAAATCTTCAAGCCGCATAAGGCGTAA
- the clpX gene encoding ATP-dependent Clp protease ATP-binding subunit ClpX: protein MYKNGKNHTQITCSFCGKPAEQVAKMISGANVHICNECVSACYNLLLDDFAKEASKARAETAQAPLPTPKELKAHLDEFVIGQDDAKMALSVAVYNHYKRLRYQDVNAGKKEKDDVEVEKSNLLFVGPTGSGKTLLAQTLARFLNVPFSIADATVLTEAGYVGEDVENILVRLLQAADYDVARAERGIIFIDEIDKIARKTANPSITRDVSGEGVQQGLLKILEGTTAQVPPKGGRKHPEQSLVQINTRNILFICGGAFETLDKIIAHRVNQGGMGFGADIRSEKDNSLSKLFKLLEPDDLIRFGLIPELVGRLPVVVSLEELDANALKRILTEPKNAIVKQYVKLFKMDGIELSFTDDGISEIVNFTMERKTGARGLRSVVERTLQKAMYELPGSKTKKLVVDATLVKKALSQGDKKNVA, encoded by the coding sequence ATGTATAAAAACGGAAAGAACCATACTCAGATTACCTGCAGTTTTTGCGGAAAGCCTGCGGAACAGGTCGCAAAGATGATTTCTGGCGCGAACGTCCACATTTGTAACGAATGTGTGTCGGCGTGCTACAATCTTCTTTTGGACGACTTTGCGAAAGAGGCTTCCAAGGCTCGTGCGGAAACCGCTCAGGCTCCGCTCCCGACTCCGAAGGAATTGAAGGCTCACTTGGATGAATTCGTCATCGGTCAAGACGATGCGAAGATGGCTCTCTCTGTGGCTGTATACAACCATTATAAGCGTTTGCGTTACCAAGACGTGAATGCTGGGAAAAAGGAAAAGGACGATGTCGAAGTGGAAAAGTCGAACCTGCTCTTTGTCGGTCCGACGGGTAGCGGTAAGACTCTCCTTGCTCAGACGCTTGCCCGATTCCTGAACGTTCCGTTTTCCATTGCGGACGCTACCGTTTTGACGGAAGCGGGATATGTCGGCGAAGATGTGGAAAATATCCTCGTCCGTCTTCTGCAAGCTGCGGATTACGACGTGGCTCGTGCAGAACGTGGCATCATCTTTATCGATGAAATCGATAAGATCGCCCGTAAGACTGCGAACCCGTCGATTACCCGTGATGTTTCCGGAGAAGGTGTTCAGCAGGGTCTTTTGAAGATTCTCGAAGGCACGACGGCACAGGTTCCGCCGAAGGGTGGGCGTAAGCATCCGGAACAAAGTTTAGTACAAATTAACACTCGCAATATTCTGTTTATTTGCGGTGGCGCTTTCGAAACTCTCGATAAGATTATCGCGCACCGTGTGAACCAAGGCGGAATGGGCTTTGGCGCGGACATCCGTTCGGAAAAGGACAATTCCTTGTCGAAGCTCTTTAAGCTTCTTGAACCGGATGATTTGATTCGCTTCGGCCTCATCCCGGAACTCGTCGGTCGTTTGCCGGTTGTGGTTTCTTTGGAAGAATTGGATGCAAATGCTTTGAAGCGCATCTTGACGGAACCGAAGAACGCCATCGTGAAGCAGTATGTGAAGCTCTTCAAGATGGACGGTATCGAGCTGTCCTTTACGGATGACGGTATTTCTGAAATCGTCAATTTTACGATGGAACGCAAGACAGGTGCTCGCGGACTCCGCTCGGTGGTGGAACGTACCCTGCAGAAAGCGATGTATGAACTGCCGGGCTCGAAGACAAAGAAGCTCGTGGTGGATGCCACGCTTGTTAAGAAAGCTCTGTCGCAAGGCGATAAGAAAAACGTCGCCTAA